From a single Hymenobacter sp. YIM 151500-1 genomic region:
- the corA gene encoding magnesium/cobalt transporter CorA: protein MTPLNDASAPLSSSSPPVALPDEDDLPQSADSGVADRNATRQAREQTVGQRPGTLVIREGALPPRLFLISYSDDFFTEGEYSSYDQLLQFMRAHPELKHWVDVRGYGDLELMQRLQHDFRIHPLQMEDVLGDYQRAKVEESEEGFFLVSRMTEFTTLLEIDDDQLSIFTGPNYILTFQDDYEDCLDAVRLRLRSTRSSSRRRSPLYLAYALTDVVLDHYYPTMASIGDYLETLEERIFRGRSDRRVLNRILQIKKDIVRFRRLVYPERDKIAELLRMPEEDVPEDIKTYFRDCYDHAIQALDLAESYRETVSSLIDLYMSDQSNRANEVMKVLTIISSIFIPLSFIASVYGMNFSRENPDGSTNFLNMPELYSPWGYVGVITFMLVVVIGQLTYFYRKGWLTNR, encoded by the coding sequence ATGACGCCTCTCAACGACGCTTCTGCTCCCCTCTCCTCCTCGTCGCCGCCCGTTGCTTTACCTGACGAGGACGACCTCCCGCAGTCTGCCGATAGCGGCGTGGCCGACCGCAATGCCACGCGCCAGGCTCGGGAGCAAACCGTGGGGCAGCGCCCCGGCACGCTCGTTATTCGGGAAGGTGCCCTGCCGCCCCGGCTGTTTTTGATTTCGTACAGCGACGACTTTTTCACCGAAGGCGAGTACAGCAGCTACGACCAGCTTCTGCAGTTTATGCGGGCTCACCCCGAGCTGAAGCACTGGGTGGACGTGCGCGGCTACGGCGACCTGGAGCTGATGCAGCGCCTGCAGCACGACTTCCGCATCCACCCGCTACAGATGGAAGACGTGCTGGGCGACTACCAGCGGGCCAAGGTGGAAGAAAGCGAGGAGGGCTTCTTCCTGGTGTCGCGCATGACCGAGTTTACAACGCTGCTGGAAATCGACGACGACCAGCTTTCCATCTTCACCGGCCCCAATTACATCCTGACTTTTCAGGACGACTACGAGGATTGCCTCGACGCCGTGCGGCTCCGCCTGCGCTCCACCCGCAGCTCCAGCCGCCGCCGCTCGCCCCTGTACCTGGCCTACGCCCTCACCGACGTGGTGCTCGACCACTACTACCCCACCATGGCCTCCATCGGCGACTACCTCGAAACACTGGAGGAGCGCATTTTCCGGGGCCGCTCGGATAGGCGGGTGCTCAACCGCATCCTGCAAATCAAGAAAGACATCGTGCGCTTCCGCCGCCTGGTGTACCCGGAGCGCGACAAGATTGCCGAACTGCTGCGCATGCCCGAGGAAGACGTGCCCGAGGACATCAAAACCTACTTCCGCGACTGTTACGACCACGCCATCCAGGCCCTGGACCTGGCCGAGAGCTACCGCGAAACCGTCAGCAGCCTCATCGACCTCTACATGTCGGACCAGAGTAACCGCGCCAACGAGGTGATGAAAGTGCTGACCATCATCAGCAGCATCTTCATTCCCCTGAGCTTCATTGCCAGCGTCTACGGCATGAACTTCTCGCGCGAAAACCCCGACGGCAGCACCAACTTCCTGAACATGCCCGAGCTGTACTCGCCCTGGGGCTACGTGGGCGTTATTACGTTTATGCTAGTGGTCGTCATCGGGCAGCTTACTTACTTCTACCGCAAAGGCTGGCTGACGAATCGGTGA